The nucleotide window AACAGCGCCGTCCGATAGCCGGAGTGAGCAAACACTTCGGCCATCGTCACTTCGTCAGGATTCAACAATTGCCGACCCTGTGTCACCGACCAAGCACCGACCCGTGTGCAATACCGCCCGGTAAGCAATGCGGCCCGTGTGGGCGTGCAGTAGGGGTCGACGTGATAGTTTTCCAGCCGGACACTTTGCCGAGCAAGTTGGTCGAGATGCGGCGTGTTGAGCCACGGATTACCGTGGCAACCCATATCACCGTAGCCCTGATCGTCGGTGACAATCACGATGACATTTGGCTTGGCTAGGGCTTCTCTCTGCCCTTGCAAAAGTAAGGAGAGTCCGGTCAGGGCAATCAGGATAGTAGCAGTTTTCGTTCTACTCATGGCTTGAGAAGGGACTCAAAGAAAAGAGAGTTCATTGGAAGTGAAGTTTTGCCTTTATATCAGAATGCTAAACCAGCTACGAAAACTTTCGGCAAGAAATTGGCCACCTCATTTGCTAGAATAACCCCAGTTCGACGGCGGCTCGGGTGGGCGACAGCGGCGGACCGCCAAAGGCGAAGTTGTACGGCTTGAACAACTCACGCTCGTTCCGTTTAGCGACAGAGCGGCGTGTTTCCCGGGAGCCGGGTAACGACCCAAGTAGCGGTGATCGCGATCGCGGTTCCCCTGACTGACGACCAAGTGGCCCGAAGGATCGCCCACTTTTTCGAATGATGGGATCCCATCTTTTTCTGTCCGTAGTCCCGGAGGGACTGAATAGTAATAGCCCCGGGATTCATCCCGGGGTTCGTGTGAGAAAGAAGGAGTCGACCGAGGGACGAGGCCGTTTGGCTCTGGAATGAAATCGAGGTCGAAATCAGCCACGGTCGATTTCGGCCTCGGCTAAGCCCCGCCGATCAGCAGACGTAACCCCTCGACCAACGATCAACAATGGAACCGTACTCCGGGATAAATCCCGGGGCTAATAATGTATCGCCACTTCGTGGCAATCACGATTGAATACAAATCTCTATGAACAATAAAGTCGCCCTCATCACCGGCGGGAGCCGCGGCATCGGGCTAGGAATCTGTAACGCACTGGCCGCCGAAGGCTGGAACCTTGCCGTCAACGGCATGCGCGACGAAAGCGCCGTCGCTGAGCCACTGGCTGCGCTCCGCTCTCAAGGTATCGAAGTCCTCTACTGCCAAGGTAATGTCGCAGAGCCCGAAGATCGCACGTCGATGCTGGACAAAGTGCGTGAGCGATTCGGTCAGTTGAATCTGCTGGTGAACAACGCAGGAATTACTTCGCCCGGACGCAAGGATATTCTCGACGCCAGTGAGGAAGGCTTTGATCAGGTGATCGCAGTTAATTTGAAGGGCCCTTACTTTCTCACGCAGCTTGCCGCCCGCTGGATGCTCGAGCAACGTGAAGCCGACGAGAGCTTCGCGGGAACGATTGTGAATATCTCTTCCGTCTCCGCAGAAATCCCGTCGCCCGATCGGGGCGACTATTGTATTTCTCGAGCCGGAACCTCCATGGCAACCAAGCTCTGGGCCCGCAAGCTCGGACCGCATGGCGTGAACGTCTATGAAATACGCCCTGGGGTAATCAAGACCGACATGACTGCCGTGGTCACCGAGAAGTACGACGCAATCATCGAAGAGGGCGTCATCGCCCAACCCCGTTGGGGATTCCCCGAGGACGTTGGGAACGCCGTAGCCGTACTCGCCAGTGGCAAACTCAGCTACGCGACGGGCAACACGATCTATGTCGATGGGGGCCTAGAGCGACTGCGAACGCTATGAACGCGCCCAATCGTGTCATTCCGACAGCCGTCTCAGCGGCGGAGGAATCCGGTTTGTACCCTAGTTGACTCGTCTTCAGTGCAAACCCGATTCCTCGGTCGGCGAGCCTCCCGTCGGAATGACAATTAGTTGAGCGTTTTCAGCAAAGCAACGCCACAATTGATCTCGCTCTGCAACCCCGCAACCACATCACGCTGGTAGCGACTCAAATCGAGCCGCTCCTCGCGCAGCTCTTTGAGACGCTGCTGCGCGGCGAGCGTCCGCAGTCGCCAGGTCTGCTCAGCGAAGTAGGCGGGAGAGTACTGGTTGAAGGTGCGAAACGGGCGGTAGTTTTCCACGCGATCAATCGACACGGCTAGTTCCGCTTCTGCCAAACGAATCGCTGCGTCGAGTTGCTTTACGAGCCGCGGGTACTGGATATAGCGAAACCGATGAAGCTGCTGTTCAGCGTTGCGAATCGCAGCCACGGCCTGCTGTCGAGTGACAGCCGGGCTTTCCGACTTGGGCAACGCAGGAGGATGAGCCACCGCCACGGCCGCCACGCACAGAACCGAGAAGAGAAAAGGAATGACACGACACATCGAAAGAACTCCGACTAATGGAAGGCAGAAGGACGCCCACACTTTCCACACTAATCACCAAGTTGGCCGATTGCGAATTTGCCATGACAATCCGCACGGCCAGAACAACCTGAACTCAAGAGAGCACGAGAAGATTGTCGCGGTGCACCACCGTGCGATAAGGACAATG belongs to Lacipirellulaceae bacterium and includes:
- a CDS encoding 3-ketoacyl-ACP reductase; its protein translation is MNNKVALITGGSRGIGLGICNALAAEGWNLAVNGMRDESAVAEPLAALRSQGIEVLYCQGNVAEPEDRTSMLDKVRERFGQLNLLVNNAGITSPGRKDILDASEEGFDQVIAVNLKGPYFLTQLAARWMLEQREADESFAGTIVNISSVSAEIPSPDRGDYCISRAGTSMATKLWARKLGPHGVNVYEIRPGVIKTDMTAVVTEKYDAIIEEGVIAQPRWGFPEDVGNAVAVLASGKLSYATGNTIYVDGGLERLRTL